From one Nocardioides yefusunii genomic stretch:
- the gyrB gene encoding DNA topoisomerase (ATP-hydrolyzing) subunit B — protein MTEVPGEVQQSSVDTTVSAEYDASAIQVLEGLEAVRKRPGMYIGSTGVRGLHHLIWEIVDNSVDEALAGHCDEIIVTLKDDGSVRVEDNGRGIPTGTAPGQELPAVTLALTVLHAGGKFGGGGYKVSGGLHGVGVSVVNALSEHLVVEVKNRGHLWRQSFTHGVPDADLEQVRPLADDEHTGTAVTWWASPETFETLEYDIDTITKRIREMTFLNRGLKIVVRDQRPQAVEGVDAETNLDADLDAVPGESAQGVVGENGVEHVFLYERGLVDFVEHLNRRKEKANPSVISFEAVSSDYAKDAGGAHMSLEVAMQWNTSYSESVHTFANTINTHEGGTHEEGFRAALTSLVNSWGEEWGLVKKKEDRVSGDDIREGLTAIISIKLGEPQFEGQTKTKLGNTEAKGFTQRVVNDQLGAWLEQNPNEGKEIIRKAQAAASARMAARKARDLARNRKGLLGGGGLPGKLADCQSTNAAECEVFIVEGDSAGGSAKSGRDPRIQAILPIRGKILNVEKARIDKVLGNQEVQAIISALGTGIHEEFDAEKLRYHKVVLMADADVDGHHINTLLLTLLFRFMKPLIEHGYVYMAMPPLYRLRWNKPAAHEFVYSDDERDAMMKEGLAAGKKLPKDNPVQRYKGLGEMNADELWETTMNPDERLLQKVTLDDAARADEIFSILMGEDVEQRRAFIQRNAKDVRFLDI, from the coding sequence ATGACCGAGGTCCCCGGGGAGGTGCAGCAGTCCAGCGTCGACACCACTGTGTCCGCTGAGTACGACGCCTCCGCGATCCAGGTCCTCGAGGGTCTCGAGGCTGTCCGCAAGCGGCCCGGCATGTACATCGGCTCGACCGGCGTGCGTGGTCTGCACCACCTGATCTGGGAAATTGTCGACAACTCAGTCGACGAGGCCCTGGCCGGTCACTGCGACGAGATCATCGTGACCCTCAAGGACGACGGCTCGGTCCGCGTCGAGGACAACGGTCGAGGCATCCCCACCGGCACTGCGCCCGGCCAGGAGCTTCCCGCCGTCACGCTCGCCCTCACCGTGCTGCACGCCGGTGGAAAGTTCGGCGGCGGCGGCTACAAGGTCTCCGGTGGCCTGCACGGCGTCGGCGTCTCGGTCGTGAACGCGCTGTCCGAGCACCTCGTCGTCGAGGTCAAGAACCGCGGCCACCTGTGGCGCCAGAGCTTCACCCACGGTGTCCCCGACGCCGACCTCGAGCAGGTCCGCCCGCTCGCCGACGACGAGCACACCGGCACCGCGGTGACCTGGTGGGCCTCGCCGGAGACGTTCGAGACCCTCGAGTACGACATCGACACCATCACCAAGCGCATCCGCGAGATGACGTTCCTCAACCGTGGGTTGAAGATCGTCGTGCGCGACCAGCGTCCCCAGGCGGTCGAGGGCGTGGACGCCGAGACCAACCTAGACGCCGACCTCGACGCCGTCCCCGGTGAGTCCGCCCAGGGCGTCGTCGGAGAGAACGGCGTCGAGCACGTCTTCCTCTACGAGCGCGGACTGGTCGACTTCGTCGAGCACCTCAACCGTCGCAAGGAGAAGGCCAACCCGTCGGTCATCTCCTTCGAGGCCGTCTCCAGCGACTACGCCAAGGACGCCGGCGGCGCTCACATGAGCCTCGAGGTCGCGATGCAGTGGAACACCTCCTACTCGGAGTCGGTCCACACCTTCGCGAACACGATCAACACCCACGAGGGCGGTACCCACGAAGAGGGCTTCCGCGCCGCACTCACCTCGCTGGTCAACAGCTGGGGCGAGGAGTGGGGCCTGGTCAAGAAGAAGGAGGACCGGGTCTCCGGAGACGACATCCGTGAGGGCCTGACCGCCATCATCTCGATCAAGCTCGGCGAGCCGCAGTTCGAGGGCCAGACCAAGACCAAGCTCGGCAACACCGAGGCCAAGGGCTTCACCCAGCGCGTCGTCAACGACCAGCTCGGTGCCTGGCTGGAGCAGAACCCGAACGAGGGCAAGGAGATCATCCGCAAGGCGCAGGCTGCTGCGTCCGCGCGGATGGCGGCCCGCAAGGCCCGCGACCTGGCCCGCAACCGCAAGGGTCTGCTCGGCGGCGGTGGCCTGCCCGGCAAGCTCGCCGACTGCCAGTCGACGAACGCGGCCGAGTGCGAGGTCTTCATCGTCGAGGGTGACTCCGCAGGTGGTTCGGCCAAGTCCGGACGCGACCCGCGCATCCAGGCGATCCTCCCGATCCGCGGAAAGATCCTCAACGTCGAGAAGGCGCGCATCGACAAGGTCCTGGGCAACCAGGAGGTCCAGGCGATCATCTCCGCGCTCGGCACGGGCATCCACGAGGAGTTCGACGCCGAGAAGCTGCGCTACCACAAGGTCGTGCTGATGGCTGACGCCGACGTCGACGGCCACCACATCAACACCCTGCTGCTGACGCTGCTGTTCCGCTTCATGAAGCCGCTCATCGAGCACGGCTACGTCTACATGGCGATGCCGCCGCTCTACCGCCTGCGCTGGAACAAGCCGGCCGCGCACGAGTTCGTCTACTCCGACGACGAGCGCGACGCGATGATGAAGGAAGGCCTGGCGGCGGGCAAGAAGCTGCCCAAGGACAACCCGGTCCAGCGCTACAAGGGTCTCGGTGAGATGAACGCCGACGAGTTGTGGGAGACCACGATGAACCCCGACGAGCGCCTCCTGCAAAAGGTGACGCTGGACGACGCAGCGCGTGCCGACGAGATCTTCTCGATCCTCATGGGCGAGGACGTCGAGCAGCGTCGCGCGTTCATCCAGCGCAACGCCAAGGACGTCCGATTCCTCGACATCTGA
- the gyrA gene encoding DNA gyrase subunit A — MTDTPTGDNTPEENAPGVTSSLTAAGLTTDRIMEVDLRESMKASYIDYAMAVIVGRALPDVRDGLKPVHRRVLYAMYDGGYRPDRGFSKCSRVVGDVMGQYHPHGDTAIYDTLVRLAQPWVMRNPLIHGQGNFGSPGNDPAAAMRYTESRMAPLALEMVRDIDKDTVDFQPNYDGRSSEPTILPARFPNLLVNGSSGIAVGMATSIPPHNLREVADGAVWALEHPEATREELQEALIERIKGPDFPNAALIVGRQGIEQAYRTGRGSIQQRAVVTIDEDAKGRTCLVITELPYMVNPDNLALKIAELVDSGRVQGISDVRDDTSSRTGQRLVIVLKRDAVARVVLNNLFKHTELQTNFSANMLALVDGVPRTLSIDQFISNWVTHQIEVIVRRTKFLLADAERRAHIYRGLVKALDALDEVIALIRRSPEVDDARQGLIELLEIDEIQANAILDMQLRRLAALERQKIMDELAKIEIEIADLLDILGDEVRQRAIVIEELGEIVDKFGEDRRTQIIAADGDLSMEDLIPDEELVVSITRGGYAKRTRADQYRTQKRGGKGVRGASLRGDDVVEHFISTTNHHWLLFFTSAGRVYRTKAYNLPEAGRDAKGGHVAGLLSFLPDEKIAQVLAIRDYEQAPYLVLATKSGLVKKTRLGDYNSPRQAGVIAINFRNDDDELIGADLVAPEDHILLVSRKGQSVRFEASDDQLRPMGRATGGVTGMKFRDGDSLLSMSVIRAAHVAAEIGEGGEVVPGEVVTTEADGTEVVETPEALAKQFVFTITDGGFAKRSPIEEYRVQSRGGIGIKAMKLADEARGTLVGAFIVEDGDEVLSITEAGQVVRSPIDENFRPTGRSTMGVKFVTPKKGDSVAVVARSTESRDDSPEDETNTEEGPVGETVDPTGAETVTADSATDESTED; from the coding sequence GTGACTGACACCCCGACCGGTGACAACACTCCCGAAGAGAACGCTCCCGGCGTGACCAGCAGCCTCACCGCTGCCGGCCTGACGACCGACCGCATCATGGAGGTCGACCTCCGTGAGTCGATGAAGGCCTCCTACATCGACTACGCGATGGCCGTCATCGTGGGCCGCGCACTCCCCGACGTCCGTGACGGCCTCAAGCCGGTGCACCGTCGCGTCCTGTACGCCATGTACGACGGTGGCTACCGTCCCGACCGCGGTTTCTCGAAGTGTTCGCGCGTCGTCGGTGACGTCATGGGTCAGTACCACCCGCACGGCGACACCGCCATCTACGACACCCTCGTGCGCCTCGCGCAGCCGTGGGTGATGCGCAACCCGCTGATCCACGGCCAGGGAAACTTCGGTTCGCCCGGTAACGACCCGGCCGCTGCGATGCGTTACACCGAGTCGCGGATGGCCCCGCTCGCGCTCGAGATGGTGCGCGACATCGACAAGGACACCGTCGACTTCCAGCCGAACTACGACGGTCGTTCGTCGGAGCCGACGATCCTCCCGGCGCGTTTCCCGAATCTGCTGGTCAACGGTTCCTCCGGCATCGCGGTCGGCATGGCCACCTCGATCCCGCCGCACAACCTGCGTGAGGTCGCCGACGGCGCCGTCTGGGCGCTCGAGCACCCCGAGGCCACCCGCGAGGAGCTGCAGGAAGCCCTGATCGAGCGGATCAAGGGACCTGACTTCCCCAACGCCGCGCTGATCGTGGGCCGTCAGGGCATCGAGCAGGCCTACCGCACCGGTCGCGGCTCGATCCAGCAGCGCGCCGTCGTCACCATCGACGAGGACGCCAAGGGTCGTACCTGCCTGGTCATCACCGAGCTGCCCTACATGGTCAACCCGGACAACCTGGCGCTCAAGATCGCCGAGCTCGTCGACTCGGGTCGCGTCCAGGGCATCTCCGACGTCCGCGACGACACCTCCTCGCGCACCGGCCAGCGCCTCGTCATCGTGCTCAAGCGCGACGCCGTGGCCCGCGTCGTGCTGAACAACCTGTTCAAGCACACCGAACTGCAGACCAACTTCAGCGCCAACATGCTGGCGCTCGTCGACGGTGTGCCGCGCACCCTGAGCATCGACCAGTTCATCTCGAACTGGGTCACCCACCAGATCGAGGTCATCGTCCGCCGGACGAAGTTCCTCCTGGCCGACGCCGAGCGCCGCGCGCACATCTACCGCGGTCTCGTGAAGGCGCTCGACGCTCTCGACGAGGTCATCGCCCTCATCCGCCGCTCCCCCGAGGTCGACGACGCCCGGCAGGGCCTGATCGAGCTCCTGGAGATCGACGAGATCCAGGCCAACGCGATCCTCGACATGCAGCTGCGTCGTCTGGCCGCCCTCGAGCGCCAGAAAATCATGGACGAGCTCGCCAAGATCGAGATCGAGATCGCCGACCTGCTCGACATCCTCGGCGACGAGGTCCGTCAGCGCGCGATCGTGATCGAGGAGCTCGGTGAGATCGTCGACAAGTTCGGCGAGGACCGTCGCACCCAGATCATCGCGGCCGACGGCGACCTCTCGATGGAGGACCTGATCCCGGACGAGGAGCTGGTCGTCTCCATCACCCGTGGTGGCTACGCCAAGCGCACCCGCGCCGACCAGTACCGCACCCAGAAGCGCGGCGGCAAGGGCGTCCGTGGCGCCTCGCTGCGCGGTGACGACGTCGTGGAGCACTTCATCTCCACCACCAACCACCACTGGCTGCTGTTCTTCACCTCGGCCGGTCGCGTGTACCGCACCAAGGCGTACAACCTGCCCGAGGCGGGTCGTGACGCGAAGGGCGGCCACGTCGCAGGTCTGCTGTCGTTCCTGCCGGACGAGAAGATCGCGCAGGTCCTCGCGATCCGCGACTACGAGCAGGCGCCCTACCTGGTGCTGGCCACGAAGTCGGGTCTGGTCAAGAAGACGCGTCTGGGCGACTACAACTCCCCGCGTCAGGCCGGCGTCATCGCGATCAACTTCCGCAACGACGACGACGAGCTGATCGGCGCCGACCTGGTCGCGCCCGAGGACCACATCCTGCTGGTCTCCCGCAAGGGCCAGTCGGTGCGCTTCGAGGCCTCCGACGACCAGCTCCGCCCGATGGGTCGCGCCACCGGTGGTGTGACGGGCATGAAGTTCCGTGACGGCGACTCACTGCTGTCGATGTCGGTCATCCGCGCCGCGCACGTGGCTGCGGAGATCGGCGAGGGCGGCGAGGTCGTCCCGGGCGAGGTCGTGACCACCGAGGCCGACGGCACCGAGGTCGTCGAGACCCCGGAGGCCCTGGCCAAGCAGTTCGTCTTCACCATCACCGACGGCGGCTTCGCGAAGCGTTCCCCGATCGAGGAGTACCGCGTCCAGTCGCGTGGCGGCATCGGCATCAAGGCGATGAAGCTGGCCGACGAGGCTCGCGGCACGCTCGTGGGCGCCTTCATCGTGGAGGACGGCGACGAGGTCCTCTCGATCACTGAGGCGGGCCAGGTCGTCCGCTCCCCCATCGACGAGAACTTCCGCCCGACCGGACGTTCCACCATGGGCGTCAAGTTCGTGACCCCGAAGAAGGGCGACTCGGTGGCAGTGGTTGCCCGCTCGACGGAGTCGCGTGATGATTCTCCCGAGGACGAGACGAACACCGAGGAAGGTCCTGTCGGCGAGACCGTTGACCCGACCGGCGCCGAGACCGTGACCGCGGACAGCGCCACCGACGAGAGCACCGAGGACTGA
- a CDS encoding DUF3566 domain-containing protein has product MSERFDKDGKPVANGQGPKAARPAGPSAQLPSSSKRPSQYSAARPTPGAKQPPQAASRPGQSQQRPAPAERPTRPVSSAAAAAPKAQAPTVKKAAAPVTENASDEKPGKKAGAGLGAVLRGGADKVGAVASSAREQVSSAQQGDPVTSKASLGGRGPRRARLRLSRIDPWSVAKVAFLLSVALGVVAFVAVLITWSVMGAAGVWDAINSIAASVASNSDGTSSFDIQDYVGTGRVLGLTLVVSVVNVFLLTAMATLGAFLYNMAAALLGGVEVTLSEDAD; this is encoded by the coding sequence ATGAGTGAACGCTTCGACAAGGACGGGAAGCCGGTCGCCAACGGTCAGGGACCGAAGGCGGCACGCCCGGCAGGCCCTTCTGCTCAGTTGCCGTCCTCGTCGAAGCGTCCGAGTCAGTACTCGGCAGCACGACCGACGCCGGGAGCGAAGCAGCCGCCCCAGGCTGCTTCGCGCCCGGGACAGAGCCAGCAGCGTCCCGCGCCGGCGGAACGGCCCACGCGGCCCGTTTCGTCGGCTGCGGCCGCAGCCCCCAAGGCCCAGGCCCCGACCGTGAAGAAGGCGGCAGCACCCGTCACGGAGAACGCCTCTGACGAGAAGCCGGGCAAGAAGGCCGGAGCTGGTCTGGGCGCCGTCCTGCGTGGCGGCGCCGACAAGGTCGGCGCCGTGGCCTCCTCGGCCCGTGAGCAGGTCTCCTCGGCCCAGCAGGGCGACCCGGTGACCAGCAAGGCCAGCCTCGGCGGACGTGGTCCGCGTCGGGCTCGCCTGCGTCTGAGCCGGATCGACCCCTGGTCGGTCGCCAAGGTCGCGTTCCTGCTGTCGGTGGCGCTCGGCGTCGTCGCCTTCGTCGCGGTCCTCATCACCTGGTCGGTGATGGGTGCTGCCGGCGTCTGGGACGCGATCAACTCGATCGCCGCCAGCGTCGCCTCCAACAGCGACGGGACGTCGTCGTTCGACATCCAGGACTACGTCGGCACCGGTCGCGTGCTCGGCCTGACGCTGGTCGTCTCGGTGGTGAACGTGTTCCTGCTGACCGCGATGGCCACCCTGGGTGCGTTCCTCTACAACATGGCGGCAGCGCTGCTCGGAGGCGTCGAGGTGACGCTCTCCGAAGACGCCGACTGA
- a CDS encoding DLW-39 family protein — protein MKKILLIALAVVAAVIGKKKFDQSRSEKAVWHSVTDSVA, from the coding sequence ATGAAGAAGATCCTTCTCATCGCCCTCGCGGTCGTCGCCGCAGTGATCGGCAAGAAGAAGTTTGACCAGAGCCGGTCCGAAAAGGCCGTCTGGCACAGCGTCACGGACTCCGTGGCGTAA
- a CDS encoding SURF1 family protein, with product MKIPVLLRPVALGAHVAGIVLSSAAVGLGLWQLNTWEDRRDDASTERIERSAEPLVDVIGPDQPFQKDQVARSVTAQGEWLTDRTVYVPDRDRDGVEGHWVITMFAVDGSESAIPVVRGWIEEIDPRPVAPTGQASLAGWLQPPEGKAGMPDDDPTDDVIPQVRMADLVQHVDRDLYGGYLLLDHDIQDVDASTSNGGVESLESVDLTQVPEVSATTGWRNFLYAMEWWIFAGFALFIWLRWCRDEVLRVREEEAAQYAPAEPTAEPVEAVDERREDTHAATDA from the coding sequence GTGAAGATCCCCGTGCTGCTCCGTCCGGTGGCTCTCGGGGCCCACGTCGCAGGCATCGTCCTCTCCTCCGCGGCCGTCGGTCTCGGGCTGTGGCAGCTCAACACGTGGGAGGACCGTCGCGACGACGCGTCCACCGAACGCATCGAGCGCTCGGCCGAGCCGTTGGTCGACGTCATCGGCCCCGACCAGCCGTTCCAGAAGGACCAGGTGGCTCGTTCGGTCACCGCCCAGGGCGAATGGCTCACCGACCGCACCGTCTACGTCCCCGACCGGGACCGTGACGGCGTCGAGGGCCACTGGGTGATCACGATGTTCGCCGTCGACGGCAGCGAGTCCGCGATCCCCGTCGTGCGAGGCTGGATCGAGGAGATCGATCCCCGTCCCGTCGCGCCCACCGGCCAGGCGTCCCTGGCGGGCTGGCTCCAGCCGCCCGAGGGCAAGGCCGGGATGCCCGACGACGACCCCACCGACGACGTCATCCCGCAGGTGCGGATGGCCGACCTGGTCCAGCACGTCGACCGCGACCTCTACGGCGGCTACCTGCTGCTCGACCACGACATCCAGGACGTCGACGCGAGCACCAGCAACGGCGGCGTCGAGTCGTTGGAGTCCGTCGACCTCACCCAGGTCCCCGAGGTCTCCGCGACCACCGGTTGGCGCAACTTCCTCTACGCGATGGAGTGGTGGATCTTCGCCGGTTTCGCGCTGTTCATCTGGCTGCGCTGGTGCCGGGACGAGGTGCTGCGGGTGCGCGAGGAGGAAGCTGCTCAGTACGCTCCCGCAGAGCCCACCGCAGAGCCTGTCGAAGCCGTCGACGAGCGGCGTGAGGACACCCACGCCGCCACCGACGCCTGA
- a CDS encoding DUF3817 domain-containing protein, whose protein sequence is MKKALFRYRLMAYIVGVLLIVLCLVGVPLSNFDGQPLWGVDAIGTPNWFDEGSNAEKAGSFITSWLGTLHGWLYMIFLVMAFSLSRKAKWSMGYTLGILVAGTIPVVSFWAEHKASTRIKNDFPDEFAA, encoded by the coding sequence GTGAAGAAGGCTCTGTTCCGCTACCGACTCATGGCCTACATCGTCGGTGTGCTGCTGATCGTCCTGTGCCTCGTCGGCGTGCCGCTGTCGAACTTCGACGGCCAGCCCCTGTGGGGCGTCGACGCGATCGGCACCCCCAACTGGTTCGACGAGGGCAGCAACGCCGAGAAGGCCGGCTCGTTCATCACCAGCTGGCTGGGCACCCTGCACGGCTGGCTCTACATGATCTTCCTGGTGATGGCCTTCTCGCTCTCGCGCAAGGCGAAGTGGTCGATGGGCTACACCCTCGGCATCCTCGTCGCCGGCACGATCCCGGTGGTCTCGTTCTGGGCCGAGCACAAGGCGAGCACCCGGATCAAGAACGACTTCCCCGACGAGTTCGCCGCCTGA